The Thermosynechococcus sp. HN-54 DNA segment GCTGAATGGCTTGGCGCACAGCTCGTCGGAAGGCCACCCGTCGCTCCAGTTGCTGGGTGATGTATTCCGCCAAGAGGCTGGCCTCAGCATCGACACGGTTGACTTCCACCACGTTCACTTTGATCGTGCGGTTGCTGGGGAGCATCTGCCGCAGTTGCTTGCGTAGTTCCTCAATCCCTTGACCCCCCTTGCCGACAACCACGCCAGGACGCGCCGTGCGAATTTGCAACTCCACTTGATCTGCTTTGCGCTCAATGCGTACTTCAGCAATGCCGGCGTTGGCCAATTGCTTGTTAATGAAGGTGCGGATGCGGTAGTCCTCTTGGAGTAGCTCTGGATAGCGATCGCTATCGGCGTACCAGCGGGAGCGGTGTTCTTGAGTAATGCCGAGGCGAAAGCCAATTGGGTGAATCTTCTGTCCCACGGTGGTATCCTTCTACGATTCGTCAGCAGTGTTTTGGGGCGCCACAGCAATCGTGATGTGGCAGGTGGGCTTGCGAATTTGGTAAGCCCGGCCTTGGGCACGGGGGCGAAATCGCTTTAGACAGGGGCCTTGATCGGCATAGGCCTGACTAATCACCAAGGTGGCGGGATCCAAGCCTAAATTGTGGGTGGCATTGGCTGCTGCCGATCGCAAGACCTTCGTAATCGGCTCACAGGCACGATAGGGCATAAAGCGCAGCATAATCAGGGCATCGCGGTAGGTGCGACCCCGCAGTTGATCCAGTACCCGCCGCACCTTGTGGGGTGACATACGGACATACTTGGCGCAGGCACGGGCAGTAGGAGAAGAGGTAGAAACCATAGACGGCTATCCCAGACGCGAACAAGAGAATCAATGGCGGGCTTTTTTATCGCCCTTAACATGACTGCGGAAGTTGCGGGTGGGGGCAAATTCCCCCAGTTTGTGACCCACCATCTGCTCAGTGATGTACACGGGCACGTGCTGCTTGCCGTTGTGGACAGCGATCGTGTGGCCAATCATTTCTGGCACAATCGTTGAGGCACGCGACCACGTTTTGATCACTTCCTTGACATTGCGCTCATTGAGGGCTTCAATCTTGCGTAAGAGATGATCCGCCACAAAGGGGCCTTTTTTTAATGAACGTCCCATAACCTAACTTCTCCGCAAAAAACTAAGACTGACGACCACCGCGACCCCGCTTGGAAGACTTCTTGCGACGACGCACGATGAGGGCATCGCTGAGTTTTTTCTTCTTGCGAGTTTTGTAGCCAAGGGTGGGTTTACCCCAAGGTGTGACAGGCCCAGGACGACCAATGGGGGCGCGCCCTTCACCACCACCGTGGGGGTGATCCACCGGGTTCATTACCGAACCGCGCACCTTCGGACGACGACCTTTCCAGCGATTGCGACCCGCTTTCCCCAAACTGATGTTGTTGGCTTCAACATTCCCCACTTGGCCAATGGTGGCGTAGCACTCCTTGCGGAAGAGCCGCACTTCACCCGAGGGAAGCTTGAGGGTGACCATATCCCCTTCTTTGGCCACCACTTGTGCCATTGCACCGGCAGCTCGCACCATTTGGGCACCGCGACCGGGGGTAATTTCCACATTGTGAACACTGGTTCCCAAGGGAATTTTGCCCAGAGGAAGGGAGTTGCCCACTTCGATAGGGGCATCGGGACTGGCAATAACCTCGGTGCCGGGGGTCAAATCCCGAGGATGGATGATGTAGCGTTTCTCGCCATCGCGATAGTGGAGCAGGGCAATGCGAGCATTGCGGTTGGGATCGTACTCCACGGTTGCCACTTTGGCGGGGACATTGAGCTTGCTGCTGCGGCGAAAATCAACAATGCGATAGCGACGCTTGTGGCCACCCCCCCGCCGCCGACTGGTAATGACACCGCGATTGTTGCGGCCTTTGTCGCGCTTGAAGCCACGGGTCAGTGACTTTTCGGGCTTGTCGGTGGTAATTTCAGCAAAGTCAGAAACAGTTTTTTGGCGAACGCCGGGGGTGTAGGGTCGGTAAACGCGAATGCCCATGATCTACTCCGTTAAACTTCGGGGAAGAGAACGATCTTGCTGTCGGGGGCAAGGGTGACGATCGCCCGCTTGTAGCGAGGACGATGACCAACAAACCGACCCACGCGGCGCTCTTTGGGGGGCAGATGATAGGTATTGACTGCCGTGACTTTGACGTTAAAGAGTTCCTCAATTGCCGCCTTGATTTGCGGTTTGGTAGCGCGCCGATCCACATCGAAGCTGTATTGATTGTTTTCTAGTAAAATCGTGGCCTTCTCTGTGATGATGGGGCGCTTGATGAGATCCGCAAAGGCGCGGGGTTGGACTTTAGTCACCGTACACCTCCTGAATTTTGGCGATCGCTCCTGTGGTGGCAACAATGCGATCGGCATAGAGCAAATCAAAAACATTCAATTGATCGGCACGCAGTAGTTTCAGGGTGGGCACGTTTCGCGCCGAGAGTGCCACCATTTCCGGAATGTTTGCCAGCAGTAGCAGCACTTTTTGCTCTGGCTCAATGCCCCAACGCTGGAGCGCCGTCACGAGTTCCTTAGTTTTGGGACGCGGCAGGTGATCGGCAAACTCTTGCACGACGATCAGGTCTTCAACGCGACTCATCAGGGCTGTCCGTAGGGCGAGCCGCCGCTCCTTACGATTCATTTTTTGGCTGTAGTCGCGGGGCTTCGGACCAAAGATCACACCGCCACCCCGCCAGAGAGGGGAGCGAATCGAACCAGCCCGGGCACGACCTGTTCCCTTTTGCCGCCAAGGCTTACGCCCACCCCCACGCACTTCTGCACGGGTTTTGGTAGAAGCTGTTCCCTGACGCGCATTGGCCAGTTGCCGCACAAGGGCACGATGAACAATATGACTAGCGGTTTCAGGTTTTGCTGTCGCCAGATCAAGGGTGGCTTCACCACTGTCGGCACCCTGCCAGTCTTTAACCACACATGCAACCATAACTACTCTCCAGCCCTTATTTGCGACCGACAACCTTGGCGGGGGTAATGCTCACCAGTGCTCCCGGTTTACCCGGTAGTGCCCCTTTGATCAGGATTAAGTTGCGCTCAGGATCAACGCGCACCACCTGCAACTTGCGAATGGTGACTGCCGTATTGCCCATGCGACCGGCCATCCGCTTGCCGGGGAAAACCCGACCCGGGGTGGTTCCTGCCCCAGTGGAACCGGGGAGACGGTGGTTTTTCGAGCCGTGTGCCATTGGACCGCGCTTGAAGTTGTGGCGTTTTTGATAGCCAGCAAAGCCTCGGCCAATGCTGATGCCGTGGACATCCACAAGCTGCCCCGGACTAAAAACATCCACGGTTATGGCCTGCCCCAATTGGTAGCTAGAGGCATCTTCGAGGCGAAATTCCCGCAGATGACGCATGGGGGGCGTTTGCGATTTGTTGAGGTGGCCGCGCTCGGGGCGACTCAGGTTTTTCTCCCGCACTTCACCATAGGCCACTTGAATTGCCGTGTAGCCGTCGGTTTGGGGGGTTTTGATTTGTGTGATCGGACACGGCCCCGCTTGTACCACCGTAATGGGGACAGATCGGCCCGCCTCGTCAAAGATTTGGGTCATGCCCAACTTTGTCCCTAAAATACCAACTGTCACGATCGCGTTCCTTAAAAATACGAATCACAACAAAACAGCGAGAGGCAGCCGCAAGGCTACACCTCGGCAGATTCCTACAGTTAGGAATGGTGGATTGACCCAGCAGTTACACGGTCAAGACGATGACGCTCAGGGCGATCCATCGTTGATCAAGGACAGGCGCAGGTAAAGATGGCAAGGCTATGATTGCAAGTTGCGAACACGCTGCCACCCCTGGATCAGTGGAACCTAGGACTTAAGGGGGTTGAGGCGATCGCGCCCACTCAGTATCCCTTTTTGGTCACAAGTTTTAATCATAGATCAGTAATTGTGGGTTTGTCTAGGCATTTGGTAACATTTTTTACGCCTTCTCTGGATCGACCCCTGTGTTTGAATTTATCTGCCAGCAGAAATGCGCCCATACCCAAGCACGGGCAGGCCTGTTTCACACGCCCCATGGCACCGTGGCTACGCCGCGTTTTATGCCGGTGGGCACCTTGGCCAATGTAAAAACCCTCACTCCAGAACACTTAAAGGCTGCGGGTGCGCAAATGGTGTTGGCCAATACATACCACCTGCATTTACAACCAGGAGAGGACATCGTGGCAGCAGCGGGGGGGCTGCACCGTTTTATGGGCTGGTCAGGGCCGATTCTCACGGATTCGGGGGGGTTTCAGGTCTTTAGCCTCAGTGAAATGCGGCAAATTTCCGATCAGGGCGTG contains these protein-coding regions:
- the rpsC gene encoding 30S ribosomal protein S3 → MGQKIHPIGFRLGITQEHRSRWYADSDRYPELLQEDYRIRTFINKQLANAGIAEVRIERKADQVELQIRTARPGVVVGKGGQGIEELRKQLRQMLPSNRTIKVNVVEVNRVDAEASLLAEYITQQLERRVAFRRAVRQAIQRAQRAGIEGIKVQVAGRLNGAEIARTEWTREGRVPLHTLRADIDYAYRTARTIYGILGVKVWIFKGEVLPRQTEVVTREPSRRSPQRRLPQFENRSN
- the rplV gene encoding 50S ribosomal protein L22: MVSTSSPTARACAKYVRMSPHKVRRVLDQLRGRTYRDALIMLRFMPYRACEPITKVLRSAAANATHNLGLDPATLVISQAYADQGPCLKRFRPRAQGRAYQIRKPTCHITIAVAPQNTADES
- the rpsS gene encoding 30S ribosomal protein S19; the protein is MGRSLKKGPFVADHLLRKIEALNERNVKEVIKTWSRASTIVPEMIGHTIAVHNGKQHVPVYITEQMVGHKLGEFAPTRNFRSHVKGDKKARH
- the rplB gene encoding 50S ribosomal protein L2; translated protein: MGIRVYRPYTPGVRQKTVSDFAEITTDKPEKSLTRGFKRDKGRNNRGVITSRRRGGGHKRRYRIVDFRRSSKLNVPAKVATVEYDPNRNARIALLHYRDGEKRYIIHPRDLTPGTEVIASPDAPIEVGNSLPLGKIPLGTSVHNVEITPGRGAQMVRAAGAMAQVVAKEGDMVTLKLPSGEVRLFRKECYATIGQVGNVEANNISLGKAGRNRWKGRRPKVRGSVMNPVDHPHGGGEGRAPIGRPGPVTPWGKPTLGYKTRKKKKLSDALIVRRRKKSSKRGRGGRQS
- a CDS encoding 50S ribosomal protein L23, with translation MTKVQPRAFADLIKRPIITEKATILLENNQYSFDVDRRATKPQIKAAIEELFNVKVTAVNTYHLPPKERRVGRFVGHRPRYKRAIVTLAPDSKIVLFPEV
- the rplD gene encoding 50S ribosomal protein L4, giving the protein MVACVVKDWQGADSGEATLDLATAKPETASHIVHRALVRQLANARQGTASTKTRAEVRGGGRKPWRQKGTGRARAGSIRSPLWRGGGVIFGPKPRDYSQKMNRKERRLALRTALMSRVEDLIVVQEFADHLPRPKTKELVTALQRWGIEPEQKVLLLLANIPEMVALSARNVPTLKLLRADQLNVFDLLYADRIVATTGAIAKIQEVYGD
- the rplC gene encoding 50S ribosomal protein L3 yields the protein MTVGILGTKLGMTQIFDEAGRSVPITVVQAGPCPITQIKTPQTDGYTAIQVAYGEVREKNLSRPERGHLNKSQTPPMRHLREFRLEDASSYQLGQAITVDVFSPGQLVDVHGISIGRGFAGYQKRHNFKRGPMAHGSKNHRLPGSTGAGTTPGRVFPGKRMAGRMGNTAVTIRKLQVVRVDPERNLILIKGALPGKPGALVSITPAKVVGRK